From the Deinococcus hopiensis KR-140 genome, one window contains:
- a CDS encoding IS66 family transposase yields MPPTNNAAERALRSGVIARKVSQCSKTQEGADSYAMIKSVVETAKRHAQHPMDVLVSLQVRAAPR; encoded by the coding sequence ATCCCACCGACGAACAATGCCGCAGAGCGCGCGCTGCGGTCTGGGGTCATCGCCCGCAAAGTGTCACAGTGCAGCAAAACGCAGGAGGGAGCGGACAGCTACGCCATGATCAAGAGCGTCGTGGAAACCGCCAAACGCCACGCACAGCACCCCATGGACGTCTTGGTCAGTCTTCAAGTTCGCGCTGCACCCCGCTGA